One Prolixibacteraceae bacterium DNA segment encodes these proteins:
- the rpsA gene encoding 30S ribosomal protein S1 translates to MSENLENKAVEATEEVKTQVVVHEEFDWDAYEAGKTAAEVKDKELEAMYDNTLSALQEKEVVDGNVIAMNKREVVVNIGYKSDGIVSLNEFRYNPELTVGDEVEVYVESLEDKKGQLVLSHKKARSLRSWDRVNAALENDEIIKGFIKCRTKGGMIVDVFGIEAFLPGSQIDVKPIRDYDIYVGKTMEFKVVKINHEFRNVVVSHKALIEAELEQQKKEIISKLEKGQVLEGTVKNITSYGVFIDLGGVDGLIHITDLSWGRVNHPSEIVELDQKINVVILDFDDDKKRIALGLKQLTAHPWDQLDTELKVGDRVKGKVVVMADYGAFVEIAPGVEGLIHVSEMSWSQHLRSAQDFMKVGDEVEAQILTLDRDERKMSLGIKQLKNDPWAQIEEKYSVGTKHSAKVRNFTNFGVFVEIEEGVDGLIHISDLSWTKKIKHPSEFTSIGAEIEVVVLDIDKDNRRLSLGHKQLEENPWDVFETIFTVDSVHEGTVIDIFDKGAVIALPYGVEGFATPRHLVKEDGTQVIVDEKLEFKVIEFSKSAKRIILSHSRVFEDVKRAEDRAKKSAAAKTAKKGMQHVKDNLEKTTLGDITDLAALKSQMEEDEKGEN, encoded by the coding sequence ATGAGCGAAAATTTAGAAAACAAGGCTGTTGAGGCAACTGAGGAGGTAAAAACTCAAGTTGTTGTTCACGAGGAGTTTGATTGGGATGCGTACGAAGCTGGTAAAACAGCTGCAGAAGTGAAAGACAAAGAGTTGGAAGCTATGTACGATAACACACTATCTGCACTTCAAGAAAAAGAAGTTGTTGATGGTAATGTGATCGCAATGAACAAGCGTGAAGTAGTTGTAAACATTGGCTACAAGTCTGATGGTATCGTTTCTTTGAACGAATTCCGTTATAACCCAGAGTTGACTGTGGGTGACGAAGTAGAGGTTTACGTTGAAAGCCTTGAAGACAAGAAGGGACAACTAGTTCTTTCTCACAAAAAAGCACGTTCTCTACGTAGTTGGGATCGTGTTAATGCTGCTCTAGAAAACGACGAAATCATCAAAGGTTTCATTAAATGTCGTACTAAAGGTGGTATGATCGTTGATGTATTCGGAATTGAGGCTTTCTTGCCAGGTTCTCAAATCGACGTGAAGCCTATTCGTGATTACGATATCTATGTAGGTAAAACAATGGAGTTCAAAGTAGTTAAGATTAACCACGAATTCCGTAACGTTGTTGTATCTCACAAAGCACTTATCGAAGCTGAGCTTGAACAACAGAAGAAAGAGATTATCTCTAAATTGGAAAAAGGACAAGTTCTTGAAGGAACTGTTAAGAACATCACTTCTTACGGTGTATTCATCGACCTTGGTGGCGTAGATGGTCTTATCCACATTACTGACCTTTCTTGGGGTCGCGTAAACCATCCAAGCGAGATCGTTGAACTTGATCAGAAGATTAACGTTGTTATCCTTGACTTCGATGATGATAAGAAACGTATTGCTCTTGGATTGAAACAATTGACTGCTCATCCATGGGATCAACTAGATACTGAGTTGAAAGTTGGTGATCGTGTGAAAGGTAAAGTTGTTGTGATGGCTGACTACGGTGCATTCGTTGAGATTGCTCCAGGTGTAGAAGGTTTGATCCACGTTTCAGAAATGAGCTGGAGTCAACACCTACGTTCTGCTCAAGACTTCATGAAAGTTGGAGATGAGGTAGAAGCTCAAATCCTTACTTTAGATCGCGACGAGCGTAAGATGTCTCTTGGTATTAAGCAACTAAAAAACGATCCTTGGGCTCAAATCGAAGAGAAGTACAGTGTTGGTACTAAGCATTCAGCTAAAGTACGTAACTTCACTAACTTCGGTGTATTCGTAGAGATCGAAGAGGGCGTTGATGGTTTGATTCACATTTCTGACCTAAGCTGGACTAAGAAAATTAAGCACCCATCAGAATTTACTTCTATTGGAGCTGAGATCGAGGTTGTAGTATTGGATATCGACAAAGATAACCGTCGTCTAAGCCTTGGACACAAGCAACTAGAAGAGAACCCATGGGATGTTTTCGAAACAATCTTTACTGTTGATTCTGTACACGAAGGAACTGTAATCGATATCTTCGACAAAGGTGCTGTTATCGCATTGCCTTACGGTGTTGAAGGATTCGCTACTCCACGTCACCTTGTAAAAGAAGATGGTACTCAAGTGATAGTTGATGAGAAATTAGAGTTCAAAGTAATTGAATTCTCTAAATCAGCTAAGCGTATCATTCTTTCTCACTCTCGTGTATTCGAAGATGTGAAACGTGCAGAAGATCGTGCTAAGAAATCAGCTGCTGCTAAAACAGCTAAAAAAGGTATGCAACACGTGAAGGATAACTTGGAGAAAACAACTCTAGGTGATATCACTGACCTTGCTGCTCTTAAGTCTCAAATGGAAGAGGACGAAAAAGGAGAAAACTAA
- a CDS encoding SDR family oxidoreductase produces MNTNRRKKILVTGGAGFIGSHLCEKLLNQGHEVTCLDNFFTGTKDNIIHLLDNPYFELVRHDITMPFYIEVDQIYNLACPASPVHYQHNAIKTIKTSVMGAINMLGLAKRTNARILQASTSEVYGDPFIHPQTEDYWGNVNPIGPRSCYDEGKRCAESLFMNYHIQNDVDIKIIRIFNTYGPKMQPNDGRVISNFIFQAVENKDITIYGDGSQSRSFQFVDDLIDAMILMMNTDPSVLGPINIGNPIEYTIKELAQKIVDLTHSKSKIIYLEKPIDDPNQRQPNISTATKTLNGWKPKVELNEGLEKTIAYFKERQ; encoded by the coding sequence ATGAACACAAACCGAAGAAAGAAAATCCTTGTAACAGGAGGAGCTGGTTTTATTGGCTCCCATCTTTGCGAGAAGTTGCTCAACCAAGGACACGAAGTCACTTGCTTAGATAATTTCTTTACTGGCACCAAAGACAACATCATCCATCTATTGGATAACCCATACTTTGAGTTGGTGAGACACGACATCACCATGCCATTCTATATTGAAGTGGATCAGATATACAATCTAGCTTGTCCTGCCTCCCCGGTCCATTATCAACACAATGCAATCAAAACAATCAAGACATCTGTCATGGGGGCAATCAACATGCTAGGGCTTGCCAAAAGAACCAACGCTCGCATACTACAGGCATCCACTTCTGAGGTCTATGGAGATCCTTTTATTCACCCACAAACAGAAGACTATTGGGGAAATGTCAACCCCATAGGCCCAAGGTCCTGCTACGATGAAGGGAAAAGATGTGCCGAATCGCTCTTTATGAACTACCATATTCAAAACGATGTAGACATTAAAATTATCCGCATATTCAACACCTATGGCCCCAAAATGCAACCCAATGATGGGAGGGTCATCTCCAATTTCATTTTTCAAGCTGTAGAGAACAAGGATATCACGATCTATGGCGATGGAAGCCAATCACGAAGCTTTCAATTTGTCGATGATTTGATTGATGCAATGATCCTTATGATGAATACAGACCCATCTGTCTTAGGTCCCATTAATATTGGCAATCCGATAGAGTATACCATCAAAGAGCTCGCTCAGAAAATTGTAGATCTCACCCACAGTAAATCGAAGATCATCTATCTTGAAAAACCGATTGACGATCCCAACCAACGTCAACCCAACATCTCTACCGCGACCAAAACCTTAAATGGATGGAAGCCCAAAGTGGAACTAAACGAGGGACTAGAAAAAACCATTGCATACTTTAAAGAAAGACAATGA
- the rfbD gene encoding dTDP-4-dehydrorhamnose reductase encodes MKKKNILITGGHGMLAFHLNRALKNENNIRTLCLGREDCDITNREQLNQIVVDNHIDIIVNCAAYTAVDKAEEEKETADLINHRALQNIGEISQQKEIEVVHISTDYVFDGEASYPYQEDHTTNPQSIYGITKRDGETTLLNASSYATIIRTAWLYDALHANFFNTMVKLGQSKKKIQVVNDQFGTPTYAPDLANVIVKIINTDRKQTKKFGIFHFSNEGQISWYDFAHKIFSKFEITCAIHPVSSEQFVRPAPRPKFTVLDKTKIKHTFELSIPQWETSLKQCVQQFNLNIRN; translated from the coding sequence ATGAAAAAAAAGAATATCCTTATTACTGGAGGACACGGAATGCTAGCATTTCACCTAAATAGGGCACTAAAAAATGAGAACAATATCCGTACTTTATGCTTAGGAAGAGAGGATTGTGATATAACCAACAGAGAACAACTCAATCAAATAGTTGTGGACAATCACATCGATATCATTGTCAATTGTGCGGCCTATACTGCCGTAGACAAAGCAGAAGAAGAGAAAGAGACTGCTGATCTTATCAACCACCGTGCTCTACAAAACATCGGGGAGATCTCTCAACAAAAGGAGATTGAGGTGGTTCATATCTCTACAGATTATGTCTTCGACGGAGAAGCATCGTATCCCTATCAAGAAGATCATACAACCAACCCCCAATCCATCTATGGTATCACCAAAAGAGACGGAGAGACTACACTCCTGAATGCCTCTTCCTATGCCACCATTATCCGAACCGCTTGGTTATACGATGCCCTACATGCAAATTTCTTCAACACCATGGTAAAACTAGGGCAATCTAAAAAAAAGATACAAGTGGTGAACGATCAATTTGGCACACCAACTTATGCTCCAGATCTAGCAAACGTCATCGTAAAGATTATAAACACAGATAGAAAACAGACAAAAAAATTTGGTATCTTTCATTTCAGTAATGAAGGTCAAATATCATGGTATGATTTTGCTCATAAAATATTCAGCAAATTCGAAATAACTTGCGCAATACACCCTGTTTCTTCAGAACAGTTTGTGCGTCCTGCACCAAGACCAAAATTTACTGTATTAGACAAGACAAAAATAAAACATACCTTTGAGCTCTCTATTCCGCAATGGGAAACGAGTCTGAAACAGTGTGTACAACAATTTAATCTAAATATAAGAAACTAA
- a CDS encoding phospho-sugar mutase yields the protein MNNMDILSTVEIKATEWLEGPYDQETKDAIKKMLENEDKTDLIESFYKDLEFGTGGLRGIMGPGSNRMNRYTVGAATQGLSNYLKKTYPNKKDIKVAIGYDCRNNSPYFAETAANIFSANGIEVHIFESLRPTPEMSYAIRELDCQSGIIITASHNPKIYNGYKAYWNDGSQIVAPHDKNIIDEVANIKVENILFEPNKELIHVMGEEMDKKFIEASHQISMSPQSIERHKDMKIVYTPIHGTGYKMVPAALRKFGFTNIINVPEQDVVSGEFPTVVSPNPEEAAAMEMAIAKANETGAEIVMATDPDADRIGVCVRDDSGKFIIVNGNQTCILFTYYLIARNKELGRITGKEYVVKTIVTSELIAKIAEANNVEYFDSYTGFKFIADVIRDNEATKRYIGGGEESFGFLPSDFVRDKDAVTACALMAEIAAWAKDKGKSLFELLQDIYLEYGFSKEFMKYIVRQGKTGAEEIQEMMKNFRETPPATLGGSKLVRIKDYSTLEDKDLETGKITKMNYKSTSNVLQFFTEDGTKVSVRPSGTEPKIKFYFECTSKINTRDEYHSADEKAMKRIESVMKDLGI from the coding sequence ATGAATAATATGGATATATTGTCAACAGTTGAAATCAAAGCAACTGAATGGTTAGAAGGACCTTACGACCAAGAAACAAAAGATGCCATCAAAAAAATGTTGGAGAACGAAGACAAGACAGATTTGATCGAGTCTTTTTATAAGGATTTAGAATTTGGTACCGGAGGACTTCGCGGTATTATGGGACCTGGTTCTAACAGAATGAATCGCTACACTGTTGGAGCAGCAACACAAGGGCTATCAAATTATCTTAAAAAAACATATCCAAACAAAAAAGATATTAAAGTAGCTATTGGATATGATTGCCGTAATAATAGTCCATATTTTGCAGAAACCGCTGCAAATATCTTCTCTGCAAACGGAATAGAAGTCCATATCTTCGAATCGTTAAGACCTACTCCTGAGATGTCTTACGCAATCCGTGAATTAGATTGTCAAAGTGGTATTATCATTACTGCATCCCACAATCCAAAGATCTACAATGGTTATAAGGCTTACTGGAATGACGGTTCTCAGATTGTAGCACCTCACGATAAGAATATCATTGACGAAGTAGCAAACATCAAAGTAGAAAACATCCTTTTCGAGCCAAACAAAGAGCTTATCCATGTCATGGGAGAAGAGATGGATAAAAAATTCATCGAAGCATCTCACCAAATCTCTATGTCCCCTCAATCGATCGAGAGACATAAAGATATGAAGATTGTATACACACCAATCCATGGTACTGGATACAAAATGGTTCCTGCAGCACTTCGTAAGTTCGGCTTCACAAACATCATTAACGTTCCTGAACAGGATGTAGTGAGTGGCGAATTTCCAACCGTAGTCTCTCCAAATCCCGAAGAAGCTGCGGCAATGGAAATGGCTATCGCTAAAGCAAACGAGACTGGTGCAGAAATAGTGATGGCGACTGATCCCGATGCAGACCGTATTGGTGTCTGTGTACGTGACGACTCTGGTAAGTTTATCATCGTAAACGGAAACCAAACTTGTATTCTATTCACATACTACCTTATCGCTCGTAACAAAGAGCTAGGACGCATCACTGGTAAAGAGTATGTAGTGAAAACAATTGTTACAAGTGAGTTGATCGCTAAAATTGCAGAAGCGAACAATGTAGAGTACTTCGACAGCTACACAGGATTCAAGTTTATTGCAGACGTAATTCGCGATAATGAAGCAACCAAGAGATATATTGGTGGTGGAGAAGAGAGCTTCGGTTTCCTTCCTTCAGACTTCGTAAGAGATAAAGATGCAGTAACTGCTTGTGCTTTGATGGCAGAAATTGCTGCTTGGGCAAAAGACAAAGGAAAATCTCTATTTGAACTTCTTCAAGACATCTACCTAGAGTATGGTTTCTCTAAAGAATTCATGAAATATATTGTACGTCAAGGAAAAACTGGAGCAGAAGAGATTCAAGAGATGATGAAGAACTTCAGAGAGACTCCTCCTGCTACGCTTGGTGGATCAAAGCTTGTTCGTATCAAAGATTACTCTACTCTAGAAGACAAAGATCTTGAAACAGGTAAAATAACAAAGATGAACTACAAAAGCACATCTAACGTACTTCAGTTCTTCACTGAAGACGGAACAAAAGTGTCGGTACGTCCATCAGGAACAGAGCCTAAAATCAAATTCTACTTCGAGTGTACAAGTAAAATCAACACCAGAGACGAGTATCATTCTGCAGATGAAAAAGCAATGAAACGAATCGAAAGTGTGATGAAAGATCTAGGAATCTAA
- a CDS encoding autorepressor SdpR family transcription factor: protein MNLIFKALNDETRRRIVELLKEKDMNAGEIADRFNISKPSISHHLDILKRADLITSEKKGQFVEYSLNTTILEELLNWILTLKK from the coding sequence ATGAATTTAATATTTAAAGCGCTGAATGATGAAACTCGAAGGAGAATCGTAGAACTTTTAAAAGAGAAAGATATGAATGCTGGGGAGATCGCAGATCGATTTAATATCTCGAAACCAAGCATATCTCATCATCTCGATATATTAAAAAGGGCAGATTTGATCACGAGTGAGAAGAAGGGCCAATTTGTGGAATATTCCTTAAACACAACGATTCTAGAGGAGCTTCTCAATTGGATTTTAACATTAAAAAAGTAA
- a CDS encoding SdpI family protein, with amino-acid sequence MNLKKEIPNWIIISLPFIYLAFVWSELPQTIPIHWNIDGEIDRYGSKISLFFISLLLPLSTYLILHFLPKIDPKKKMKKMGRKLASLKLLLTSVMSIIAIFIIYAAKHKTIGDPNYFLLLNGLLFTIIGNSMKTIPPNYFLGIKVPWTLESETVWKATHKLGGVIWFVGGLIVILSSLILPIKTSNTLFIIIISIMVIVPIAYSGILFRKLKRENTI; translated from the coding sequence ATGAACTTAAAAAAAGAAATTCCGAACTGGATTATTATCTCCCTACCGTTTATCTATCTTGCTTTTGTATGGAGCGAATTGCCACAAACAATCCCCATCCATTGGAACATAGATGGGGAAATAGATAGATATGGAAGCAAAATATCTCTATTTTTTATTTCTCTTCTTCTTCCTCTATCCACCTACTTGATTCTTCATTTTCTTCCAAAGATAGACCCCAAAAAGAAGATGAAGAAGATGGGGAGAAAGCTCGCATCACTCAAACTTCTACTCACGAGTGTTATGTCGATCATAGCAATATTCATTATCTATGCAGCAAAACACAAAACGATCGGGGATCCGAACTATTTTCTCTTGCTTAATGGACTGCTATTCACTATCATTGGAAACTCTATGAAAACCATCCCACCAAACTATTTCCTTGGAATAAAAGTTCCATGGACCTTAGAGAGTGAGACCGTATGGAAAGCCACACACAAGTTAGGTGGTGTAATTTGGTTTGTAGGGGGTCTCATCGTAATATTATCTAGTTTGATTCTTCCTATCAAGACAAGTAATACTCTATTTATCATCATTATATCCATTATGGTTATTGTCCCGATCGCATATTCAGGAATTCTTTTTAGAAAACTAAAAAGAGAGAATACTATTTAA
- a CDS encoding efflux RND transporter permease subunit, with protein MKEGIAGKIAKQFINSKLTPLLMLLFLGLGFYGASLTPREEEPQISVPIADIFVQYPGANPDEVASRVSKPLEKIVSNISGVEYVYSTSMKGQAQLVVQFYVGEDIERSIVKLYNEIVKHMDQVPKGVSMPLVKTRSIDDVPVMSLTLWSDNYDDYQIRRIASEVADQVGTINDIAQVKVIGGRSRQFSVTIDPDRLRSYGLDATMISRQLSLANGQKIVGSFFENNHTYSVKTGTFLRSKEDLEHIIVTTKNGVPVYLDQVAVVEDGPGKPSQYVTFGYGEQNEENRSSYPATTISIAKRNGADAMKVADLVLDKVSHLEENLIPSDVHIEVTRNYGETASHKVDELMWHLLGSILAVTLIVALSMGWRGGLVVFLSVPVTFALTLFVYYLLGYTLNRITLFALVFVTGIVVDDSIIIAENMHRHFRMGKKRFMDAALESISEVGNPTILATFTVIAAVLPMVAVSGMMGPYMSPMPIGAAFAMIFSLLVALTITPFIAYRLLKKEERTERNSGDELEGVTSTWIYKAYYKVMTPLLSSKKRRWTFIGAVVLLLLGSVTLFYVKWVAVKMLPFDNKNEYQVVIDMPEGTSLEKTYEATQALANYIKNQPEVEKYTCYVGTASPITFNGLVRHYDLRGANNMADIQVNLTDKDHRDIQSHDLAKAVRPGLEKIANNYGAKIKVVEMPPGPPVLSTLVVEVYGPDAKEQQRIAKNIEDIFNDNSNVVDVDSYVESDNWEFQFTINKQKAAMRGVGVAQIEQVLYTALHGSNMMNIIQSEEQKEVPVIVQYNDKEYTSVEDLKHISMVSQNGSMVYLGDVVDVEKRLEPKSIYRKNQHSVTFVTAEVAGDLESPVYPMLDVKEKIEAIPVSGQDHLLQMYNGQPFNDDQYVVKWDGEWQITYDVFRDLGIAFAVVIVIIYMLIIGWFQDYKVPIIMMISIPLSLGGILIGHWLLGAYFTATSMIGLIALAGIMVRNAILLVDFIHIRLKERIPMKQAIIEAGAVRTTPILLTAGTVVIGAFVILFDPIFQGLAISLMGGSIASTALTLVIVPLIFYMVYRKRYQ; from the coding sequence ATGAAAGAAGGAATCGCTGGCAAGATTGCCAAACAATTTATAAACTCGAAGCTCACCCCGCTTCTGATGCTTCTATTTCTGGGGCTAGGGTTTTATGGTGCTTCACTTACTCCAAGAGAAGAGGAGCCACAAATCTCTGTGCCTATCGCAGATATCTTTGTTCAATATCCAGGGGCAAATCCGGATGAGGTAGCCTCTCGTGTCTCCAAACCGTTAGAGAAGATTGTTTCGAACATTAGTGGGGTTGAGTATGTCTATTCTACTAGTATGAAAGGGCAAGCACAACTTGTGGTACAGTTTTATGTGGGGGAGGATATCGAACGCAGTATTGTTAAACTTTATAACGAAATCGTCAAACATATGGATCAAGTGCCCAAGGGTGTATCTATGCCTTTGGTAAAGACTCGATCTATTGATGATGTCCCTGTGATGTCTTTAACTTTGTGGAGTGATAACTATGACGACTATCAGATTCGTCGTATTGCCTCTGAGGTTGCTGATCAAGTGGGAACCATTAACGATATTGCACAAGTAAAAGTGATTGGAGGTCGATCGCGTCAATTTTCTGTTACTATAGACCCTGATAGACTGCGTTCATATGGACTAGATGCAACCATGATCTCTAGACAGTTGTCTTTAGCTAATGGGCAGAAGATAGTCGGTTCATTCTTCGAGAACAATCATACCTATTCAGTCAAAACAGGTACTTTTCTACGTTCAAAGGAGGATTTAGAACATATTATTGTCACGACAAAAAATGGTGTACCTGTCTACCTTGATCAAGTCGCAGTGGTGGAAGATGGTCCAGGAAAACCATCTCAGTATGTCACTTTCGGGTATGGAGAGCAGAATGAAGAGAACCGTTCCTCTTATCCAGCTACCACTATCTCTATCGCTAAGCGTAATGGGGCAGATGCGATGAAGGTTGCTGATTTGGTATTGGATAAAGTGTCTCATTTAGAGGAAAATTTGATTCCTAGTGATGTGCATATAGAGGTAACAAGAAATTATGGGGAGACAGCTTCTCATAAAGTAGATGAATTGATGTGGCACCTATTAGGTTCTATTCTTGCTGTGACATTGATCGTGGCATTAAGTATGGGATGGAGAGGAGGATTGGTTGTTTTTCTTTCGGTACCTGTTACATTTGCCTTAACTCTATTTGTCTATTATCTCTTAGGATATACGTTGAATCGTATTACGCTTTTTGCATTAGTCTTTGTTACAGGTATTGTGGTGGACGACTCCATTATTATAGCCGAGAATATGCATCGACACTTTAGGATGGGGAAGAAGCGCTTTATGGATGCTGCGTTAGAGAGTATTAGTGAAGTGGGAAACCCTACCATCCTAGCTACTTTTACTGTGATCGCAGCAGTGTTGCCTATGGTGGCTGTCTCAGGTATGATGGGACCTTATATGAGTCCGATGCCTATTGGTGCTGCCTTTGCCATGATCTTTTCACTTTTAGTGGCTTTGACGATTACTCCCTTTATTGCTTACCGTCTTTTGAAAAAGGAAGAGCGAACCGAACGCAATAGTGGAGACGAATTAGAAGGGGTTACCTCGACATGGATCTATAAGGCATATTATAAAGTGATGACTCCTCTTCTAAGCAGCAAAAAGCGACGTTGGACATTTATCGGAGCTGTTGTACTTCTATTACTGGGGTCTGTGACACTTTTCTATGTCAAATGGGTCGCAGTGAAGATGCTCCCTTTTGACAACAAGAATGAGTATCAGGTGGTGATTGATATGCCTGAGGGCACTTCACTCGAAAAGACATACGAAGCAACGCAAGCTTTAGCAAACTATATTAAAAATCAGCCAGAAGTAGAGAAATATACTTGTTATGTGGGAACTGCCTCTCCGATCACTTTCAATGGATTGGTTCGTCATTATGACCTAAGAGGTGCCAATAATATGGCGGATATTCAGGTGAACCTTACGGATAAAGATCATCGCGATATTCAAAGTCATGACTTAGCTAAAGCTGTAAGACCAGGACTTGAAAAGATTGCCAACAATTATGGTGCGAAGATCAAAGTGGTGGAGATGCCTCCAGGACCGCCTGTTTTAAGTACCCTTGTCGTGGAGGTATATGGACCAGATGCCAAAGAGCAACAGCGTATCGCGAAAAATATAGAAGACATCTTTAACGACAATTCGAATGTGGTAGACGTCGATAGCTATGTGGAGTCTGATAATTGGGAGTTTCAGTTTACAATCAACAAACAGAAAGCTGCCATGAGAGGAGTCGGAGTAGCACAAATAGAACAGGTATTGTACACTGCACTTCATGGTTCTAATATGATGAATATTATTCAGTCGGAGGAACAGAAGGAGGTGCCTGTTATTGTTCAATATAATGACAAAGAGTATACCTCTGTGGAGGATCTGAAACATATCTCTATGGTTTCACAAAATGGATCTATGGTATACCTTGGCGATGTCGTAGATGTCGAAAAGAGATTAGAGCCGAAATCGATATATCGTAAAAATCAACACTCCGTAACCTTTGTTACTGCCGAGGTGGCTGGCGACCTAGAGAGTCCTGTGTATCCTATGTTGGATGTCAAAGAGAAGATAGAGGCCATTCCTGTATCTGGACAAGATCATCTTTTACAGATGTATAATGGACAACCTTTTAACGACGACCAATATGTTGTAAAATGGGATGGAGAATGGCAGATAACCTACGATGTGTTTAGAGATTTAGGAATTGCTTTCGCAGTGGTGATTGTGATTATCTATATGTTGATTATTGGTTGGTTTCAAGATTATAAAGTTCCTATTATCATGATGATATCCATACCACTCTCGTTGGGAGGAATCTTGATTGGACACTGGCTTCTTGGTGCTTATTTTACTGCCACAAGTATGATTGGATTGATCGCTTTGGCAGGGATTATGGTGCGGAATGCCATCTTATTGGTCGACTTTATTCATATCCGACTCAAAGAGCGCATTCCGATGAAACAGGCCATCATTGAGGCAGGAGCTGTTCGTACTACTCCGATCTTGTTGACTGCAGGAACCGTAGTGATCGGAGCATTCGTGATTCTTTTCGATCCAATATTCCAGGGACTTGCCATCTCTCTGATGGGTGGTTCTATCGCTTCCACTGCCTTAACATTAGTCATTGTTCCATTGATCTTCTATATGGTCTATCGTAAAAGATATCAATAG
- a CDS encoding efflux RND transporter periplasmic adaptor subunit: MKHLYTFMILALLGVMTSCGDKKDIQSNDVVHKTKVEVTTANLMEVQSMTKLSGTILSDQKAQLSTKVMGEVIYLPFKPGDHVKKGQLLAKIDDQALNASYSTALAALDQVQAKLQLVEKNYGRLSRLLSVQSITQREFDQVKMERDATLSQQKQAKAQVKKVKSLIGECHVKAPFDGIIVDKYIKEGSYAVPGHPILSISNSDVFNVEFFLPEDLSPQLEIGATCLVGIRDNRQAGATVSHIAPAGEFHNGQICVIATIEPSAYGWVADGIYTSVVIPNLYEKKIVIPATSIVRRGALKGVYKISEDHKALLQWIRLGSRYDGNYQVLSGLDEGTMVVNNPSEKMVDGDQVEIVK, translated from the coding sequence ATGAAACATTTATATACATTCATGATCCTTGCCCTTTTGGGTGTCATGACTTCTTGTGGAGATAAAAAAGATATACAATCTAATGATGTGGTTCATAAAACAAAAGTAGAGGTGACTACTGCCAACCTAATGGAAGTACAATCTATGACCAAACTATCTGGCACCATTCTTTCAGACCAGAAAGCCCAGTTGAGTACAAAGGTGATGGGAGAGGTTATCTATCTTCCTTTTAAGCCAGGCGATCACGTGAAAAAAGGGCAACTTTTAGCAAAGATTGACGATCAAGCGTTAAATGCTTCTTACTCCACTGCTCTTGCTGCTCTAGATCAGGTTCAAGCGAAGCTACAGCTTGTTGAAAAAAATTATGGACGGTTGTCTCGACTTCTATCCGTTCAGAGCATTACCCAAAGAGAGTTTGATCAAGTGAAGATGGAAAGAGATGCTACCCTTTCGCAACAAAAACAGGCGAAGGCTCAAGTGAAAAAAGTGAAGAGTCTAATTGGAGAGTGTCATGTAAAAGCCCCTTTTGATGGGATCATCGTAGATAAATATATTAAGGAAGGCAGTTATGCTGTTCCAGGCCATCCTATTCTTTCTATCTCAAATAGTGACGTTTTTAATGTGGAGTTTTTTCTTCCAGAAGATCTAAGTCCACAGCTAGAGATAGGAGCTACCTGTCTAGTCGGTATTCGTGACAATAGACAAGCAGGTGCTACTGTATCTCATATTGCACCTGCAGGAGAGTTCCATAATGGGCAGATTTGTGTGATCGCTACTATCGAACCAAGTGCGTATGGTTGGGTTGCTGACGGCATCTATACTTCGGTTGTGATCCCCAATTTATATGAGAAAAAGATCGTGATTCCTGCAACTTCTATTGTTCGACGTGGGGCATTAAAAGGGGTTTATAAGATATCTGAAGACCACAAAGCGCTTCTTCAGTGGATTCGTCTAGGAAGTCGATACGACGGCAACTACCAAGTACTCTCTGGTCTTGATGAAGGAACAATGGTTGTGAATAATCCATCTGAAAAGATGGTGGATGGAGATCAAGTTGAAATAGTTAAGTAG